One stretch of Nicotiana tabacum cultivar K326 chromosome 18, ASM71507v2, whole genome shotgun sequence DNA includes these proteins:
- the LOC107774336 gene encoding zinc finger CCCH domain-containing protein 1-like, with protein MKKKPAIAGFSTGPPKCNKAPLFYFESPKEITVQNDSRATASLETETEFSKDARAIRERVLKLGEEALKGKSKSSADDKLYKGMNQYTDYKAGLRREHTISSEKACGAHGPLRASAHIRVSTRFDYHPDICKDYKETGYCGYGDACKFLHDWGDYKAGWQLEKEWEEAAKERKRKLAMGMLNEDDEDAEKSDEDDDDSLPFACFICRQPFVDPIVTKCKHYFCAHCALKEDGIGMIHTWKRAYHENIASCRCIHIIQSH; from the exons ATGAAGAAAAAGCCAGCAATTGCAGGTTTTTCTACTGGACCTCCAAAGTGTAACAAGGCCCCGCTTTTTTATTTTGAGTCCCCAAAGGAAATTACAGTTCAAAATGACAGTAGAGCAACAGCATCTTTAGAAACTGAGACTGAGTTCTCTAAAGATGCTCGGGCCATTCGAGAGAGGGTTCTGAAGCTGGGAGAGGAGGCTTTAAAAGGAAAATCTAAGAGCAGTGCTGATGATAAACTCTACAAAGGGATGAATCAATACACTGATTACAAAGCTGGTTTAAGAAGAGAACATACAATTTCCAGTGAGAAAGCTTGTGGCGCACACGGTCCTCTTAGGGCTTCTGCCCACATCAGAGTTTCAACGAGGTTTGACTATCATCCAGATATATGTAAAGATTATAAAGAGACGGGATATTGTGGATACGGGGATGCTTGCAAATTTCTGCATGACTGGGGAGATTATAAAGCTGGGTGGCAGCTTGAAAAAGAGTGGGAGGAAGCTgcaaaagagaggaaaagaaaattgGCTATGGGGATGCTCAATGAGGATGACGAGGATGCAGAGAAGAGCGATGAAGATGATGACGACTCCTTACCATTTGCTTGTTTTATCTGCAGACAGCCTTTCGTTGATCCCATCGTGACCAAATGCAAGCATTACTTCTGTGCACATTGTGCATTAAAG GAGGATGGAATAGGCATGATCCATACTTGGAAGAGGGCTTATCATGAAAATATTGCCTCTTGCAGGTGCATACACATCATTCAGTCCCATTAG
- the LOC142172753 gene encoding uncharacterized protein LOC142172753, whose product MSKIAIMLQLNGNWDNYGRFRDFEVDVIVVDENASYSILISTIAEQLFIDTSEKIVEIKYMVNDNCPLMEIRNDMGVRVYMETKKENKNLGSYSLCISVRDFNMELAITNDNTSASSSGSLKLLDMPSSPAIEDYQSEIITESTQTVIEEGQVYQDKQTVVAAMKHFSVMHKFQFRVKRSSHRSYWLVCVGENCKWHFKATSINDSAMFKIRSFNRQHTCSLMDETFIQRKRIAVVVGSMVIRKYCDPKTVYTSKDIQTDMLSEHGVNLSYMQSWRAKEKALQFLRGNPADSYSKLPKYFYILEETYPGSVVKLKKTTDECFLYAFVTLCTILSLAYAVVDSENDESWKWFFEQFKQAYDERPSMCVVSDRNESILKSYTLDEFNERMSKIEEVDPRVKSYLYDIGYHRWSRVHATVNRTWTMTSNIVESLNAVRASTDHIHTVLDGVKRYIVCLENKKCSCGQFQLEELPCVHALAALRHRNETYENYCSSYYTRESLLRTYEIPVNHLPDESKWNVPQHILDEVVNLPMGDKRQPGRPQKERYKTYDEIKSKKYKVSCENFGGEGHNKRSYKNAPKKK is encoded by the exons ATGTCCAAAATTGCAATCATGCTACAactgaatgggaattgggataacTATGGCAGATTTAGAGATTTTGAAGTTGATGTCATTGTGGTAGATGAGAATGCAAGCTACAGTATTCTGATTTCTACAATTGCAGAACAACTATTTATTGATACTTcagaaaaaattgtagaaatcaaaTACATGGTGAACGACAATTGTCCCCTAATGGAGATTAGGAATGATATGGGGGTTCGTGTGTATATGGAGACCAAAAAGGAGAATAAAAACTTAGGTTCATATTCGTTATGTATAAGTGTACgagatttcaatatggaattAGCAATCACCAACGATAACACAAGTGCAA GTTCGTCTGGATccctaaagttacttgatatgccatCCTCTCCAGCTATAGAGGATtatcaaagtgaaataataacagAATCTACGCAAACTGTTATTGAAGAAGGACAAGTGTATCAGGACAAGCAAACCGTAGTTGCTGCAATGAAGCACTTTTCTGTGATGCACAAGTTCCAGTTCAGAGTTAAAAGATCTAGTCATAGAAG CTACTGGCTTGTATGCGTTGGTGAAAACTGTAAATGGCACTTCAAGGCAACGTCAATTAATGATTCCGCAATGTTCAAGATAAGGAGTTTCAACCGACAACACACATGCTCCTTAATGGACGAAACATTCATACAGCGCAAACGTATTGCAGTTGTAGTTGGTAGCATGGTCATTCGAAAGTATTGTGATCCTAAGACTGTTTACACATCAAAGGACATACAAACTGACATGTTATCCGAACACGGAGTGAACCTAAGCTACATGCAATcatggagagcaaaggaaaaggctTTACAGTTTTTGAGAGGGAATCCGGCTGACTCCTACAGCaaattacccaaatatttttatattcttgagGAGACTTATCCTGGTTCGGTTGTTAAATTGAAGAAGACAACAGATGAATGCTTCTTATATGCATTTGTTACTCTTT GTACAATATTGTCCTTGGCATATGCTGTGGTTGATTCTGAAAATGACGAATCTTGGAAgtggttctttgagcaattcaaacAGGCATATGATGAAAGACCATCAATGTGTGTTGTTTCAGATAGGAATGAGAGTATACTGAAG TCATACACTCtagatgaatttaatgaaaggatgTCGAAGATTGAAGAGGTAGACCCGCGTGTGAAATCTTACCTATATGATATTGGCTATCATAGATGGTCAAGAGTACATGCAACTGTGAATAGAACGTGGACAATGACATCAAATATTGTAGAGTCATTGAACGCT gtgagggcttcaacaGATCATATACATACTGTGTTAGATGGTGTGAAGCGGTACATTGTGTGTCTAGAAAACAAGAAATGTAGCTGTGGCCAATTCCAACTTGAAGAACTTCCATGTGTGCATGCTTTGGCAGCATTAAGGCACAGGAATGAAACATATGAAAACTATTGCTCTTCGTATTACACAAGGGAGAGTCTTCTGCGTACGTATGAAATACCAGTAAATCATCTTCCTGATGAAAGCAAATGGAATGTGCCACAACATATTTTGGATGAGGTAGTAAATCTACCGATGGGAGATAAAAGGCAGCCAGGGAGACCTCAAAAGGAAAGGTATAAAACATATGATGAAATAAAGTCAAAGAAGTACAAGGTGTCATGTGAAAATTTTGGAGgtgaagggcataacaaaagatcttACAAGAATGCGCCCAAGAAGAAATGA
- the LOC107774334 gene encoding transcription factor MYB46-like, with the protein MRKPEFSSSSSGKNGTNSNNNNNNNNNNNANVKLRKGLWSPEEDEKLMHYMLTNGQGCWSDVARNAGLQRCGKSCRLRWINYLRPDLKRGAFSPQEEELIIHLHSLLGNRWSQIAGRLPGRTDNEIKNFWNSTLKKRLKNSSSSSTPSPNASDSSSEPCKDLNMGVNQGFMSMEKHKLMAMYMDSTSSSSSSMALNTIIDPLPTLEHSLMNMPSRFGAPSYLTTQPCMAQGGNVTNGSLFYGNNHGIFGGNLGIEGEIYVPPLESVSIEYQNVEVGNIVERRSQNNNPNNNMTNLTSHFNSSSNIKVENFGGIGNYWEGDDLKVGEWDLEELMKDVSPFPFLDFQIE; encoded by the exons ATGAGAAAGCCTGAGTTCTCCTCTTCCTCCTCAGGCAAGAACGGAAcgaacagtaacaacaacaataataacaacaacaacaacaacgcgAACGTGAAGTTGAGAAAAGGGTTGTGGTCACCAGAGGAAGATGAGAAGCTGATGCATTATATGTTAACAAATGGGCAAGGGTGTTGGAGTGATGTAGCAAGAAATGCTGGATTACAGAGATGTGGGAAGAGTTGTAGGCTAAGGTGGATTAATTATTTGAGACCTGATCTTAAAAGAGGTGCTTTTTCACCTCAAGAAGAAGAACTTATTATCCATTTACATTCTCTTCTTGGTAACAG ATGGTCACAAATAGCTGGACGTTTGCCTGGACGTACTGATAATGAAATCAAGAATTTCTGGAATTCGACATTGAAAAAAAGGCTAAAGAACTCATCATCTTCCTCTACACCATCACCAAATGCAAGTGATTCATCCTCAGAACCATGCAAAGATCTCAACATGGGAGTCAATCAAGGTTTCATGTCAATGGAAAAGCATAAACTAATGGCCATGTACATGGACTCAACGTCGTCTTCTTCCTCCTCGATGGCTCTAAACACCATTATCGATCCTTTGCCCACGCTCGAGCACAGTCTAATGAACATGCCTAGTAGATTTGGTGCACCTTCATACTTGACTACACAACCATGCATGGCACAAGGAGGGAATGTTACTAATGGAAGTCTTTTCTATGGGAATAATCATGGGATATTTGGAGGAAATCTTGGAATTGAAGGAGAGATCTATGTTCCACCATTGGAGAGTGTAAGTATTGAATATCAAAATGTTGAAGTTGGGAATATAGTTGAAAGGAGGAGCCAAAACAATAACCCTAATAACAATATGACCAACTTGACTAGCCATTTCAATAGTAGTAGTAATATCAAAGTAGAGAATTTTGGAGGAATAGGGAATTATTGGGAAGGAGATGATCTAAAAGTTGGAGAGTGGGACTTGGAGGAATTAATGAAGGATGTTTCACCTTTCCCTTTTCTTGATTTCCAAATTGAATAA